In the Juglans microcarpa x Juglans regia isolate MS1-56 chromosome 6D, Jm3101_v1.0, whole genome shotgun sequence genome, one interval contains:
- the LOC121235374 gene encoding uncharacterized protein LOC121235374, which yields MDVWSMSSKRIQKLRILEGSFKDILAPIMDYLSPLEIIEFVVIAKAIWHRRNTWLFEQQFHPPSQVSKLVQAEMASIKLWLENGIKQTKVQEPKNNRWIPPPLDVFKANWDAVIDKGNSWLRIGVIVRNLEGSVMASLCSSMDLIPDPLLGEAVAAQRISSFCAELGLQHIVLEGDSLSVVKAIQHKKG from the coding sequence ATGGATGTGTGGTCCATGAGCTCAAAAAGAATTCAGAAGTTACGAATCCTAGAAGGCTCATTTAAAGATATTCTAGCCCCTATAATGGATTACTTATCTCCTTTGGAGATCATTGAATTTGTTGTTATTGCAAAAGCCATCTGGCATAGGAGGAATACTTGGCTCTTTGAACAGCAGTTCCACCCTCCCTCTCAAGTGTCAAAGCTGGTCCAAGCAGAGATGGCTTCCATTAAGTTATGGCTAGAGAATGGGATAAAACAGACTAAAGTCCAAGAACCTAAAAACAACAGGTGGATTCCTCCCCCATTAGATGTATTCAAAGCTAATTGGGATGCTGTCATTGATAAAGGCAACTCGTGGTTGAGGATTGGTGTGATTGTTAGGAACTTAGAAGGATCTGTTATGGCCTCATTGTGCTCGTCGATGGACCTGATTCCTGATCCACTCCTTGGTGAGGCTGTAGCAGCTCAAAGGATTTCTTCCTTTTGTGCAGAGTTGGGACTACAACATATTGTTCTTGAAGGTGACTCTTTATCGGTGGTAAAGGCGATTCAACACAAAAAAGGATAG